A region of Plantactinospora sp. BC1 DNA encodes the following proteins:
- a CDS encoding ABC transporter permease — protein MFRFIVRRLLQLIPALFGLSILLFIWLHRLPGGPETAILGERGTPEMRAAIRDNLGLDEPILVQYGRFMQRMFRLDLGTSISTKREVTTEFLQRFPGTVELAVTALIIAIAVGIPLGYLAARRRGRLLDHVSVAGSLIGVCIPVFFLAYVLKAIFAENLHLFPASGRQDPTIDATRITNFFVLDGLLTREWDAAADALWHLVLPGLALASIPLAIIVRITRASVLEVLGEDFVRTAEAKGLTERVVRRRHVLRNAMLPVATTIGLLTGGLLSGAVLTETVFAFSGIGAFIADSISQRDYPVLMGFIMIIAVLFVLVNLLVDLSYSLIDPRVRVR, from the coding sequence GTGTTCCGGTTCATCGTCAGACGCCTGTTGCAGCTGATACCCGCGCTCTTCGGGCTCTCCATCCTGTTGTTCATCTGGCTGCACCGGCTGCCCGGCGGCCCGGAGACCGCGATCCTCGGTGAGCGCGGCACCCCGGAGATGCGCGCCGCGATCCGGGACAACCTCGGACTGGACGAGCCGATCCTGGTGCAGTACGGCCGGTTCATGCAGCGCATGTTCCGGCTCGACCTGGGCACCTCGATCTCGACCAAGCGCGAGGTGACCACCGAGTTCCTGCAACGCTTTCCGGGTACCGTCGAACTGGCCGTCACCGCGTTGATCATCGCGATCGCGGTCGGCATCCCGCTCGGCTACCTCGCCGCCCGCCGTCGCGGCCGGCTCCTCGACCACGTCTCGGTGGCCGGATCGCTGATCGGGGTCTGCATCCCGGTCTTCTTCCTGGCGTACGTGCTGAAGGCGATCTTCGCGGAGAACCTGCACCTCTTCCCGGCCAGCGGCCGGCAGGATCCGACCATCGACGCGACCCGGATCACCAACTTCTTCGTCCTGGACGGACTACTCACCCGCGAGTGGGACGCCGCCGCCGACGCGCTCTGGCACCTCGTGCTGCCGGGTCTCGCCCTGGCCAGCATCCCGTTGGCGATCATCGTCCGGATCACCCGGGCGAGCGTGCTGGAGGTGCTCGGCGAGGACTTCGTCCGGACCGCCGAGGCCAAGGGCCTGACCGAGCGGGTGGTACGCCGCCGGCACGTGCTGCGCAACGCCATGCTGCCGGTGGCCACCACGATCGGCCTGCTCACCGGCGGCCTGCTCTCCGGCGCGGTACTCACCGAGACCGTCTTCGCGTTCAGCGGCATCGGGGCGTTCATCGCCGACTCGATCAGCCAGCGGGACTATCCGGTGCTGATGGGCTTCATCATGATCATTGCCGTGCTCTTCGTACTGGTGAACCTGCTGGTCGACCTCTCCTACAGCCTGATCGACCCGAGAGTGAGGGTCCGGTGA
- a CDS encoding ABC transporter substrate-binding protein codes for MRAPRPKVAIAAVAVAALAVAGCAESDRGDSGASQKDTLVFGVAGDPKVLDPSLASDGESLRVARQVFETLVRPEEGGTKITPGLAESWTPDATGTVWTFKLRSGVKFHDGTDFNAEAVCVNFNRWYNAKGLMQSPDVTPYWQDVMGGFAANERKDLPESLFKSCTAKDATTVDLAFSRVSSKIPAALMLPSFSIHSPKALEQYQASTIGGSADNIQYPSYAMEHPTGTGPFKFKSWDVANKTLTLERNEEYSGAQKAKLKTLIFKTISDENARKQALRSGDIQGYDLVGPADVEPLKNEGFNMLTRPAFNVLYLAMNQTGGNPKLADIRVRQAIAHALNRQALVDSKLPPGAKVATQFMPDTVEGWNPQVPTYDYNVEKAKQLLAEAGASNLTLRFHYPTEVTRPYMPNPKDLFELLSADLQAVGIKIQPIPLKWTPDYLNATGTGTAHDLHFLGWTGDYGDGYNFIGTFFDRPKPEWGFNNQALFDLFKKADTTADAAARYELYKELNTEIMKFLPGVPISHSPPAIVFGKDVTGVKASPLTDERFATAEFKS; via the coding sequence ATGCGTGCACCAAGACCGAAGGTCGCCATCGCGGCCGTAGCGGTCGCGGCCCTCGCGGTAGCCGGCTGTGCCGAGAGCGACCGCGGCGATTCGGGCGCAAGCCAGAAGGACACCCTGGTCTTCGGCGTGGCCGGTGACCCGAAGGTGCTCGACCCCAGCCTGGCCAGTGACGGCGAGTCACTGCGGGTCGCCCGTCAGGTCTTCGAGACGCTGGTCCGCCCCGAGGAGGGTGGCACCAAGATCACGCCGGGTCTGGCCGAGAGCTGGACCCCGGACGCGACCGGCACGGTCTGGACCTTCAAGCTCCGCTCGGGTGTGAAGTTCCACGACGGCACCGACTTCAACGCCGAAGCGGTCTGCGTCAACTTCAACCGCTGGTACAACGCCAAGGGCCTGATGCAGAGCCCCGACGTCACGCCGTACTGGCAGGACGTGATGGGTGGCTTCGCCGCCAACGAGCGCAAGGACCTGCCGGAGAGCCTCTTCAAGTCCTGCACGGCGAAGGACGCGACCACCGTCGACCTCGCCTTCAGCCGCGTCTCCAGCAAGATCCCGGCCGCGCTGATGCTGCCGTCGTTCTCCATCCACAGCCCGAAGGCGCTGGAGCAGTACCAGGCCAGCACCATCGGCGGCAGCGCCGACAACATCCAGTACCCGTCGTACGCGATGGAGCACCCGACCGGCACCGGGCCGTTCAAGTTCAAGTCCTGGGACGTCGCGAACAAGACGCTGACCCTGGAGCGGAACGAGGAATACAGCGGCGCGCAGAAGGCCAAGCTGAAGACCCTCATCTTCAAGACCATCTCGGACGAGAACGCCCGCAAGCAGGCGCTGCGCTCCGGGGACATCCAGGGCTACGACCTGGTCGGTCCGGCGGACGTGGAGCCGTTGAAGAACGAGGGCTTCAACATGCTGACCCGCCCGGCGTTCAACGTCCTCTACCTGGCGATGAACCAGACCGGCGGCAACCCGAAGCTCGCCGACATCCGGGTCCGGCAGGCGATCGCGCACGCCCTGAACCGGCAGGCGCTGGTCGACTCGAAGCTGCCTCCGGGCGCCAAGGTCGCCACCCAGTTCATGCCGGACACGGTCGAGGGCTGGAACCCGCAGGTTCCCACGTACGACTACAACGTGGAGAAGGCCAAGCAGCTCCTCGCCGAGGCCGGCGCCAGCAACCTGACGCTGCGGTTCCACTACCCGACCGAGGTCACCCGGCCGTACATGCCGAACCCGAAGGACCTCTTCGAGCTTCTCTCGGCGGACCTCCAGGCGGTCGGCATCAAGATTCAGCCGATTCCGCTGAAGTGGACCCCGGACTACCTCAACGCCACCGGTACGGGCACCGCGCACGACCTGCACTTCCTGGGTTGGACCGGTGACTACGGCGACGGCTACAACTTCATCGGCACCTTCTTCGACCGGCCGAAGCCGGAGTGGGGCTTCAACAACCAGGCGCTGTTCGACCTGTTCAAGAAGGCCGACACCACCGCGGACGCCGCCGCCCGGTACGAGCTCTACAAGGAGCTCAACACCGAGATCATGAAGTTCCTGCCGGGTGTGCCGATCTCGCACTCGCCGCCGGCGATCGTGTTCGGTAAGGACGTGACCGGCGTCAAGGCGAGCCCGCTCACCGACGAGCGGTTCGCCACCGCCGAGTTCAAGTCCTGA
- a CDS encoding HNH endonuclease family protein, producing MRTRSLARSGTAAVLVGLLAAAAACAPVESPAPEPSGPADTQAQLDQLTVASAGSMRGYSRERFPHWRNAGKNCDVRDTVLQRDGTGIKLSGCNVVGGRWSSRYDKRTLADPSDVDIDHMVPLANAWRSGADEWDDDKRGDFANDLDRPQLVAVSASSNRAKGDQDPSQWKPSNRDDWCQYAEDWIAVKHYWRLSVTSGEKAALDDMLGSC from the coding sequence ATCCGTACCAGATCACTAGCACGGTCGGGAACAGCGGCCGTGCTCGTCGGCCTGCTCGCGGCCGCCGCCGCCTGCGCCCCGGTCGAGAGCCCGGCACCGGAGCCGTCCGGGCCGGCCGACACCCAGGCCCAGCTCGACCAGCTCACCGTGGCGAGCGCGGGGTCGATGCGGGGCTACAGCCGGGAGCGTTTCCCGCACTGGCGCAACGCGGGCAAGAACTGCGACGTCCGGGACACCGTGCTCCAGCGGGACGGCACCGGCATCAAGCTCTCCGGGTGCAACGTGGTCGGTGGGCGCTGGTCGAGCCGGTACGACAAGCGAACCCTCGCCGACCCCTCGGACGTGGACATCGACCACATGGTGCCGCTGGCCAACGCCTGGCGGTCGGGTGCCGACGAGTGGGACGACGACAAGCGGGGCGACTTCGCCAACGACCTGGACCGGCCGCAGTTGGTGGCGGTCTCGGCGAGCTCCAACCGGGCGAAGGGTGACCAGGACCCGTCCCAGTGGAAGCCGTCGAACCGGGACGACTGGTGCCAGTACGCGGAGGACTGGATCGCGGTCAAGCACTACTGGCGACTCTCGGTGACCTCCGGCGAGAAGGCCGCGCTCGACGACATGCTGGGGAGCTGCTGA
- a CDS encoding MFS transporter, translating to MSSTAGRGTLLAAVVASGMVFLDATVVNVALPHLGAELHASTAGLQWTLNGYLLTLAAFVLLGGALGDRVGRRRVFLAGVLAFTAASVLCGAAQSVEWLVVARLLQGLGGALLTPGSLALLQSSFHPDERGRVIGAWSGLAGVSTALGPFLGGWLIDTLSWRAIFFLNLPLAVIVILAALRWTPESRAEGAPAARFDVTGSLLGALGLAGVTYALIEAQQLGPGSGQVVGAAVLGVAAAVGFVLLERHRGERAMLPPTLFASRLFGVLNVYTVLVYAALTGLTFFFSVYLQNVVGYSALETGLATLPMTVLLLVGSARSGALASRIGPRPQLTVGPLVAAAGLFLLHGVSRGEAYWTGILPGITLFGLGMTLVVAPLTASVLAAAPDRLAGAASGFNNAASRVGGLVAVSALPLVVGLSGGGYARSGQLTPAYRQAVLWSAGLMVLGALLAAVAVRRPEREPKKSRPCPSLPPPPTHQHEPDRNADRSAAGRRRS from the coding sequence ATGTCCAGTACGGCCGGCCGGGGCACCCTGCTCGCCGCCGTCGTCGCCTCCGGCATGGTCTTCCTGGACGCCACCGTGGTCAACGTGGCCCTGCCACACCTCGGCGCCGAACTGCACGCCAGCACCGCCGGCCTACAGTGGACGCTCAACGGCTACCTGCTGACCCTGGCCGCCTTCGTGCTGCTCGGCGGGGCGCTCGGCGACCGGGTCGGGCGACGGAGGGTCTTCCTCGCCGGAGTGCTCGCCTTCACCGCCGCCTCCGTACTCTGCGGCGCGGCGCAGAGCGTCGAGTGGCTGGTCGTGGCCCGCCTCCTCCAGGGACTCGGCGGTGCGCTGCTGACCCCCGGCTCGCTCGCCCTGCTCCAGTCCAGCTTCCACCCGGACGAGCGGGGCCGGGTGATCGGCGCATGGTCCGGCCTGGCCGGCGTGTCGACCGCGCTCGGCCCGTTCCTCGGCGGCTGGCTGATCGACACGCTCTCCTGGCGGGCGATCTTCTTCCTCAACCTCCCGCTCGCGGTGATCGTGATCCTCGCCGCGCTGCGCTGGACCCCGGAGAGCCGGGCCGAGGGCGCCCCGGCGGCCCGGTTCGACGTGACCGGCTCGCTGCTCGGCGCGCTCGGCCTGGCCGGCGTCACGTACGCGCTGATCGAGGCGCAGCAGCTCGGCCCCGGTTCCGGGCAGGTGGTCGGCGCCGCCGTACTCGGAGTCGCCGCAGCCGTCGGGTTCGTGCTGCTCGAACGGCACCGGGGCGAGCGGGCGATGCTCCCGCCGACCCTCTTCGCCAGCCGGCTCTTCGGGGTGCTCAACGTCTACACCGTGCTGGTCTACGCCGCGCTGACCGGGCTCACCTTCTTCTTCTCCGTCTATCTCCAGAACGTCGTCGGCTACTCCGCCCTGGAAACCGGCCTGGCGACCCTGCCGATGACCGTACTGCTGCTGGTCGGCTCGGCCCGCTCCGGCGCGCTCGCCTCCCGGATCGGCCCACGGCCACAGCTCACCGTCGGCCCGCTGGTCGCCGCCGCCGGGCTCTTCCTGCTGCACGGGGTGAGCCGGGGCGAGGCGTACTGGACCGGCATCCTGCCCGGGATCACCCTCTTCGGGCTCGGCATGACCCTGGTGGTGGCCCCGCTGACCGCCTCCGTGCTCGCCGCCGCCCCGGACCGGCTGGCCGGCGCGGCCAGCGGCTTCAACAACGCGGCGTCCCGGGTCGGCGGACTGGTCGCCGTCTCCGCACTGCCGCTGGTGGTCGGCCTCTCCGGCGGCGGATACGCCCGCTCCGGCCAGCTCACCCCGGCGTACCGGCAGGCGGTGCTCTGGTCCGCCGGGCTGATGGTGCTCGGCGCGCTGCTCGCCGCCGTGGCGGTGCGCCGGCCGGAGCGGGAGCCGAAGAAGTCCCGCCCCTGCCCGTCCCTGCCGCCGCCCCCGACCCACCAGCACGAACCGGACCGGAATGCGGACCGGTCGGCGGCGGGACGGCGTCGCTCGTAG
- a CDS encoding ABC transporter ATP-binding protein encodes MALLDVDDLSVTFRQRGKRTVRAVDGVSFSVDAGEVVGLVGESGCGKSVTSLALMGLLPRQPGISVEGRASFDGTDLLRVDRRAMRDIRGRDIAMIFQDPLSSLNPVIPIGRQVTEVLARHRGLSGDAARKEAADLLDRVGIPDPNRRLKEYPHQLSGGMRQRALIAIAVACRPRLLIADEPTTALDVTIQAQILELLKDLVRDSGTALVMITHDLGVVAGMCDTVNVLYAGRVVETARRKPLFAEPRHPYTVGLLRSIPRLDAGRGERLSPIPGSVRDVLPWADGCAFAPRCDRQVEACLGQPPQLALTHTDRTYRCVNPVPPLGSASTAPASPKAAEPEVAGVIPAQATATTPEDVPVPVDEQAKLPATREEESA; translated from the coding sequence ATGGCACTGCTTGATGTGGACGATCTCTCCGTCACGTTCCGCCAGCGCGGGAAGCGTACGGTGCGGGCGGTCGACGGGGTCTCCTTTTCGGTGGACGCGGGCGAGGTCGTCGGTCTGGTCGGCGAGTCCGGCTGCGGCAAGAGCGTCACCTCGCTGGCGCTGATGGGGCTGCTGCCCCGGCAGCCCGGGATCTCGGTCGAGGGCCGGGCCTCGTTCGACGGCACCGACCTGCTCCGGGTGGACCGGCGGGCGATGCGGGACATCCGAGGCCGGGACATCGCGATGATCTTCCAGGACCCGCTCTCCTCGCTGAATCCGGTCATCCCGATCGGCCGGCAGGTGACCGAGGTACTCGCCCGGCACCGTGGGCTCAGCGGTGACGCGGCCCGCAAGGAGGCCGCCGACCTGCTGGACCGGGTCGGCATCCCGGACCCGAACCGCCGGCTCAAGGAATATCCGCACCAGCTCTCCGGCGGGATGCGCCAGCGGGCGCTGATCGCGATCGCGGTGGCCTGCCGGCCCCGGCTGCTGATCGCCGACGAGCCCACCACGGCGCTCGACGTGACCATCCAGGCGCAGATCCTGGAGCTGCTGAAGGATCTGGTACGCGACTCCGGTACCGCCCTGGTCATGATCACGCATGACCTGGGGGTGGTCGCCGGGATGTGCGACACCGTCAACGTGCTCTACGCGGGCCGGGTGGTGGAGACGGCCCGACGCAAGCCGCTCTTCGCCGAGCCGAGGCACCCGTACACGGTGGGGCTGCTCAGGTCGATCCCGCGACTGGACGCCGGCCGGGGCGAGCGGCTCTCCCCGATCCCCGGCTCGGTCCGGGACGTGCTCCCCTGGGCCGACGGCTGCGCCTTCGCGCCCCGCTGCGATCGGCAGGTGGAGGCGTGCCTCGGCCAGCCGCCGCAGCTCGCGCTGACCCACACCGATCGCACGTACCGGTGTGTCAACCCGGTGCCGCCGCTCGGATCGGCCTCGACCGCGCCGGCTTCGCCGAAGGCGGCGGAGCCGGAGGTGGCGGGTGTGATTCCGGCGCAGGCGACGGCGACGACGCCCGAGGATGTGCCGGTACCGGTGGACGAGCAGGCGAAGCTGCCCGCCACGCGCGAGGAGGAGTCGGCATGA
- a CDS encoding ABC transporter permease: protein MTITERARKKAEKLDRLGELSAARDEERGVSLWQEAFRRLRRNPAAIVGTVVLGIFLLVAIVGPFFVPYGPTDTVGIREGLVKSGQGIIPGPTGDHWLGFDHQGRDEFSRLIVGARQTLLVGVVSTLIGLAIGALVGGVAGAAAGLGGRWGRWVDTTLMRIVDMMLALPSLLLAVSIAALLGASLTTVMIAVGVVSVPVFARLLRGAMIAQANSDYVLAATSLGVRRSKIALGHVLPNSLAPVIVQATLTLATAIIEAAALSFLGLGNPDTAIPEWGVMLADAQPYLGIRPALAIYPAVAIIITALGFTLLGEAMREALDPKLRK from the coding sequence ATGACGATCACCGAACGGGCCAGGAAAAAGGCCGAGAAGCTCGACCGGCTCGGCGAACTCTCCGCCGCCCGGGACGAGGAGCGCGGTGTCAGCCTCTGGCAGGAGGCGTTCCGCCGGCTCCGGCGCAACCCGGCCGCGATCGTCGGCACTGTCGTACTCGGCATCTTCCTGCTGGTCGCGATCGTCGGGCCGTTCTTCGTGCCGTACGGGCCGACCGACACCGTCGGGATCCGGGAAGGTCTGGTCAAGTCGGGGCAGGGCATCATCCCCGGCCCGACCGGTGACCACTGGCTCGGCTTCGACCACCAGGGCCGGGACGAGTTCAGCCGGCTGATCGTCGGAGCCCGGCAGACCCTGCTGGTCGGCGTCGTCTCCACGCTGATCGGTCTGGCGATCGGCGCCCTGGTCGGCGGCGTGGCCGGTGCCGCCGCCGGGCTCGGCGGGCGTTGGGGGCGCTGGGTCGACACCACCCTGATGCGGATCGTCGACATGATGCTGGCGCTGCCCAGCCTGCTGCTCGCGGTCAGCATCGCGGCGCTGCTCGGCGCCAGCCTCACCACCGTGATGATCGCGGTCGGTGTGGTCTCGGTTCCGGTCTTCGCCCGGCTGCTGCGCGGCGCGATGATCGCCCAGGCGAACAGCGACTACGTGCTCGCCGCGACCTCGCTCGGGGTACGCCGATCCAAGATCGCACTCGGCCACGTGCTGCCGAACTCGCTGGCCCCGGTCATCGTGCAGGCGACGCTGACCCTGGCCACCGCGATCATCGAGGCGGCCGCGCTCTCCTTCCTCGGTCTCGGCAACCCGGACACGGCGATTCCCGAGTGGGGCGTGATGCTCGCCGACGCGCAGCCGTACCTGGGCATCCGGCCGGCGCTGGCGATCTATCCGGCGGTGGCGATCATCATCACCGCGCTGGGCTTCACCCTGCTCGGTGAGGCGATGCGTGAGGCCCTCGACCCGAAGCTGCGGAAGTGA
- a CDS encoding SRPBCC family protein translates to MTAPLNLRARAAAPVKTVWQALTDAAELRVWLAEHAEVELPHRYEFWGRDVPEGDAPHQRLRHVGEQSLRFDWLLDGEETSTEITLTEESPDSTIISLSQTHWSFQDVMTGASIRGVLQTYWSLAIANLVDHVEGRPLTPRTDFTSATLREEIVIDASPEAVYESLTDSAKASEWFGYPIGIEPFVGGRYAMGGFDNNPNPAKVLDLTPGRAMTVDWGPAGVVSWELEGSGGKTKLSFVQSGFDQPPYAAWTGWLSGLAELRRYHELADWRPIWVYDPTDNVPAEAHAES, encoded by the coding sequence ATGACCGCACCGCTGAACCTCCGCGCCCGCGCCGCCGCCCCGGTGAAGACCGTCTGGCAGGCGCTGACCGACGCCGCCGAGCTGCGCGTCTGGCTCGCCGAGCACGCCGAGGTCGAGCTGCCGCACCGGTACGAGTTCTGGGGCCGGGACGTGCCCGAGGGCGACGCGCCACACCAGCGGCTGCGCCACGTCGGCGAGCAGAGTCTCCGGTTCGACTGGCTGCTGGACGGCGAGGAGACCAGCACCGAGATCACCCTGACCGAGGAGAGCCCGGACTCCACGATCATCTCGCTCTCCCAGACGCACTGGAGCTTCCAGGACGTGATGACCGGCGCGAGCATCCGGGGCGTGCTCCAGACGTACTGGTCACTGGCGATCGCCAACCTCGTCGACCACGTCGAGGGGCGGCCGCTCACCCCGAGGACCGACTTCACCTCGGCGACGCTCCGCGAGGAGATCGTCATCGACGCCTCCCCCGAGGCGGTCTACGAGTCGCTGACCGACTCGGCCAAGGCCAGCGAGTGGTTCGGCTACCCGATCGGGATCGAGCCCTTCGTCGGTGGCCGCTACGCGATGGGCGGCTTCGACAACAACCCCAACCCGGCCAAGGTGCTCGACCTGACCCCCGGCCGGGCGATGACCGTCGACTGGGGCCCGGCCGGGGTGGTGAGCTGGGAGCTGGAGGGCAGCGGAGGAAAGACCAAGCTCTCCTTCGTGCAGAGCGGCTTCGACCAGCCGCCGTACGCGGCCTGGACCGGGTGGCTCAGCGGCCTCGCCGAGCTGCGCCGCTATCACGAGCTGGCCGACTGGCGGCCGATCTGGGTCTACGACCCGACCGACAACGTGCCGGCCGAGGCCCACGCGGAAAGCTGA
- a CDS encoding ABC transporter ATP-binding protein, translated as MTDVKATGQSGNLVEVRDLKVHFPITRGVLFDRVVGHVKAVDGVDLSIPRGRTYGLVGESGCGKSTLGRALLQLTRPTGGQVNFDGVELTGLPPNRLRAMRRRMQMIFQDPMSSLDPRQNVESILVEGLQAHGIGADRAARRDIITKTLDAVGLPKWALSRYPHEFSGGQRQRIGIARALVLGPELIVADEPVSALDVSIQAQVVNLLDELQDELGLTYLVIAHDLAVVRHISDVVGVMYLGALVEEAPSDRLYREPLHPYTRALMSAVPVPDPELEDRRERILLAGDLPSPANPPAGCRFHTRCPWAQPTRCADERPVLRAIGESRVACHWAEQIASGEIRPHKVSVQIVRPEDEGEAPGVVSAPSEPGSFV; from the coding sequence ATGACCGACGTGAAGGCCACCGGGCAGTCCGGCAACCTGGTCGAGGTCCGGGATCTGAAGGTGCACTTCCCGATCACCCGGGGCGTGCTCTTCGACCGGGTCGTCGGGCACGTCAAGGCGGTGGACGGGGTCGACCTCTCCATCCCGCGCGGCAGGACGTACGGGCTGGTCGGCGAGTCGGGCTGCGGCAAGTCGACGCTCGGCCGGGCGCTGCTCCAGTTGACCCGGCCGACGGGCGGGCAGGTGAACTTCGACGGCGTCGAGCTGACCGGGCTGCCGCCGAACCGGCTCCGGGCGATGCGCCGCCGGATGCAGATGATCTTCCAGGACCCGATGTCCAGTCTGGACCCCCGGCAGAACGTCGAGTCGATCCTGGTCGAGGGGTTGCAGGCGCACGGGATCGGCGCCGACCGGGCCGCCCGGCGGGACATCATCACCAAGACGCTGGACGCGGTCGGGCTGCCGAAGTGGGCGCTGTCCCGCTATCCGCACGAGTTCTCCGGCGGGCAGCGGCAGCGCATCGGGATCGCCCGGGCCCTGGTGCTCGGCCCCGAGCTGATCGTCGCCGACGAGCCGGTCTCGGCGCTGGACGTCTCGATCCAGGCCCAGGTGGTGAACCTGCTCGACGAGCTACAGGACGAGCTGGGGCTGACCTATCTGGTGATCGCGCACGACCTCGCGGTGGTCCGGCACATCTCCGACGTCGTCGGCGTGATGTATCTCGGCGCTCTGGTGGAGGAGGCGCCGAGCGACCGGCTCTACCGCGAGCCGCTGCACCCGTACACCCGGGCGCTGATGTCGGCGGTGCCGGTGCCGGACCCGGAGCTGGAGGACCGCCGGGAGCGGATCCTGCTCGCCGGTGACCTGCCGTCGCCGGCCAACCCGCCGGCCGGCTGCCGCTTCCACACCCGCTGCCCCTGGGCGCAGCCGACCCGGTGCGCCGACGAACGGCCGGTGCTGCGGGCGATCGGCGAGAGCCGGGTGGCCTGCCACTGGGCGGAGCAGATCGCCAGCGGCGAGATCCGGCCGCACAAGGTGAGCGTGCAGATCGTCCGGCCGGAGGACGAGGGCGAGGCGCCGGGCGTGGTCTCCGCGCCGAGCGAGCCGGGCTCGTTCGTCTGA
- a CDS encoding helix-turn-helix domain-containing protein, with protein MRDVMYLEQIEQAETLLKPQRIEVLRQLAEPRTCTEVANQLGQTPQRVYYHVKRLVEAGLVDQVSERKVRGISEGIYQASARSYWLSPRLVGRLGLRKAQDEMSLGYLLNLMEEVQADIAALDRTAPELPSIGVSGEIRVPAEQRQQFLTDLQTALQELFTRYGGAEGDAFKLAVACYPHGGTT; from the coding sequence ATGAGAGACGTGATGTACCTGGAGCAGATCGAGCAGGCCGAGACCCTGCTCAAGCCGCAGCGCATCGAGGTGCTGCGGCAACTGGCCGAGCCGCGCACCTGCACCGAGGTGGCGAACCAACTCGGCCAGACCCCGCAGCGGGTCTACTACCACGTCAAGCGCCTGGTCGAGGCCGGCCTCGTCGACCAGGTCTCCGAGCGCAAGGTGCGGGGCATCTCCGAGGGGATCTACCAGGCGAGCGCCCGCTCCTACTGGCTCTCCCCCCGGCTGGTCGGCCGGCTCGGACTGCGCAAGGCGCAGGACGAGATGAGCCTCGGCTACCTGCTCAACCTGATGGAGGAGGTCCAGGCCGACATCGCCGCCCTCGACCGGACCGCCCCGGAGCTGCCGTCGATCGGCGTCTCCGGCGAGATCCGGGTGCCGGCGGAACAACGCCAACAGTTCCTCACCGACCTACAGACCGCACTGCAAGAGCTGTTCACCCGCTACGGCGGAGCCGAGGGCGACGCCTTCAAGCTCGCCGTCGCCTGCTACCCACATGGAGGCACCACATGA